In Ostrea edulis chromosome 6, xbOstEdul1.1, whole genome shotgun sequence, a single window of DNA contains:
- the LOC125647493 gene encoding sonic hedgehog protein-like: MRSSALLSVLQTAVFAFLILTGPSLQCASPRGSGRRHRPGNRTPLVYKQHVPNVSENTLGASGLAEGRITRDDPKFKKLVTNDNPDIIFRDEEGDGSDRIMTQRCKDKLKILAISVMNTWQGVKLRVTEAWDDDGHHAKDSLHYEGRAVDITTSDKDRAKYGVLAKLAVEAGFDWVYFESRGHIHCSVKSDSSAAIKIGGCFPPMATVYTEHGGTMNMAGLQLGDKVLSLKANGKLGYSEVVSFLDRDENRAGMYYTITTSDVRTITLTDKHLIYTSATNSSSIESYVANYAQTVQIGQFVLINDNDSEVRSSQVTHVTSQTVKGVYAPLTHDGTIVVNGVVTSCYGVINSERIAHLSCSPLRWMHSLSKYIPFISRDTEQNGVHWYAEFLYSVGRIFLSPDLLYIV; the protein is encoded by the exons ATGCGCTCGTCCGCGCTTCTCTCCGTGCTCCAAACAGCAGTGTTTGCCTTTCTCATTCTTACTGGACCCTCCTTACAGTGCGCCTCGCCGCGGGGATCGGGGCGGAGGCACAGGCCCGGAAATAGGACCCCACTAGTGTATAAACAGCATGTGCCGAACGTCTCAGAAAACACTCTTGGTGCCAGCGGCTTAGCGGAGGGGCGTATTACCAGGGACGATCCGAAATTCAAAAAACTGGTGACAAATGACAACCCAGACATCATTTTCCGAGACGAGGAGGGGGACGGGTCCGATCGAATCATGACACAG AGATGCAAAGACAAACTGAAGATTTTGGCCATATCAGTCATGAACACATGGCAAGGGGTCAAACTTCGAGTGACCGAGGCCTGGGATGATGATGGCCACCATGCCAAGGACTCGCTCCATTACGAAGGAAGAGCCGTAGACATCACAACCAGCGACAAAGATAGAGCAAAGTACGGCGTGTTAGCAAAACTGGCGGTGGAGGCAGGGTTCGACTGGGTTTACTTTGAGTCCAGGGGCCACATTCACTGTTCCGTTAAATcag attcgTCTGCGGCCATTAAAATTGGAGGCTGTTTCCCGCCAATGGCAACAGTGTACACAGAACATGGTGGAACTATGAACATGGCAGGTCTTCAACTCGGAGACAAAGTTCTTAGCTTAAAAGCCAATGGGAAGCTCGGTTACAGCGAGGTCGTATCATTCCTTGATAGGGACGAAAACCGTGCTGGAATGTACTATACAATAACTACAAGTGATGTACGAACCATAACTCTTACTGATAAACATCTCATCTACACTTCAGCCACGAATTCATCTTCAATCGAATCCTATGTTGCAAATTACGCACAAACAGTTCAAATTGGtcagtttgttttaattaatgaCAATGATAGTGAAGTCAGATCGTCACAAGTGACgcacgtgacgtcacaaactgTGAAAGGTGTGTATGCGCCTCTGACACATGATGGGACCATTGTTGTGAATGGAGTTGTGACGTCATGTTATGGTGTCATCAATAGTGAACGCATTGCACACTTATCTTGCAGCCCTCTTCGATGGATGCAttctttatcaaaatacattcctttcatatcacgtgataCGGAACAAAATGGCGTTCATTGGTATGCCGAGTTCCTCTACTCAGTTGGAAGAATCTTCCTTAGTCCGGATTTGCTCTACATTGTCTGA